In Drosophila simulans strain w501 chromosome X, Prin_Dsim_3.1, whole genome shotgun sequence, one DNA window encodes the following:
- the LOC6725453 gene encoding uncharacterized protein LOC6725453: MLACKLLLALVMGMHCIQLLMAACVCSEKGTDYCQSCQGSTVIRPKPRYYEPSDVNLPPIGDNCWCSKQLIEPAQLPKTCGKTTPCKPTCSCQQISSDSSYASSSSSGSVYGKIDYAAEKTVDNSPAADPISVSLAAQAGKAINVPEAKLAYGFAQKPVDGEKKVVFSNVPEENLFKLKSDVITLKKRTYASKQEDEEEYAEEEQEQEQSSDDEEAPQLTYKQLGYITEQYKNPKFRKISSSRSSYAYKDYKDSSESGYGKVAGKVSVDCGFKPGRITSYRKSKREESDDGYY; this comes from the exons ATGCTAGCCTGCAAGCTTCTTCTCGCATTGGTCATGGGAATGCACTGCATTCAATTG TTGATGGCGGCCTGCGTGTGCTCCGAAAAGGGAACGGACTACTGCCAAAGCTGCCAGGGATCCACGGTGATCCGGCCGAAGCCCCGATACTACGAGCCCAGTGACGTGAACCTGCCGCCGATCGGAGACAACTGCTGGTGCAGCAAGCAGCTGATCGAACCGGCCCAACTGCCCAAGACCTGCGGAAAA ACCACGCCGTGCAAGCCCACCTGTTCGTGCCAGCAGATCAGCTCCGACAGCAGCTACGCCTCCTCTTCCAGCTCAGGATCCGTCTACGGAAA AATCGACTATGCCGCAGAGAAGACAGTGGACAACAGTCCAGCTGCGGATCCCATCAGCGTGAGTCTGGCCGCCCAGGCTGGAAAGGCCATCAATGTGCCGGAGGCCAAGTTGGCCTACGGATTTGCCCAGAAGCCCGTCGACGGTGAGAAGAAGGTGGTGTTCTCCAACGTGCCCGAAGAGAATCTCTTCAAGCTGAAGAGCGACGTGATCACGCTGAAGAAGCGCACCTATGCGAGCAAgcaggaggacgaggaggagtacgccgaggaggagcaggagcaggaacagtCCTCCGATGATGAGGAGGCGCCGCAACTCACCTACAAACAGCTCGGCTACATCACCGAGCAGTACAAGAACCCCAAGTTCAGGAAGATCAGCAGCTCCAGATCCAGTTATGCGTACAAGGACTACAAGGATTCAAGCGAGAGCGGCTACGGCAAAGTGGCCGGCAAGGTGTCCGTGGACTGTGGCTTCAAGCCCGGCCGGATTACCTCGTACCGGAAGTCCAAACGAGAGGAGTCCGACGACGGTTACTACTGA
- the LOC6725456 gene encoding chorion protein S36 yields the protein MQLGLWFGILAIAATPLVSANYGPAGGHGHGHGQYLSGPNAGLEEYVNVASGGNQQAANQIASQAEIQPTPEEARRLGRVQAQLQALNADPNYQKLKNSEDIAESLAETNLASNIRQGKIKVVSPQFVDQHLFRSLLVPSGHNNHQVIATQPLPPIIVHQPGAPPAHVNSGPPTVVRGNPVIYKIKPSVIYQQEVINKVPTPLSLNPVYVKVYKPGKKIEAPLAPVVAPVYSQPREYSQPQGYGSAGAASSAAGAASSADGNAYGNEAPLYNSPAPYGQPSY from the exons ATGCAACTCGGTCTCTGgtttggcattttggccatCGCCGCCACGCCG CTGGTGAGCGCTAACTATGGTCCCGCTGgcggacacggacacggacatggACAGTACCTGTCCGGTCCCAATGCCGGACTCGAGGAGTACGTGAATGTGGCGTCGGGTGGCAACCAGCAGGCTGCCAATCAGATCGCCTCGCAGGCCGAGATCCAGCCCACGCCGGAGGAGGCCCGTCGTTTGGGTCGCGTCCAGGCGCAACTCCAGGCCCTCAACGCCGATCCCAACTACCAGAAGCTGAAGAACTCCGAGGATATTGCCGAATCTCTGGCCGAGACCAATCTGGCCAGCAACATCCGTCAGGGCAAGATCAAGGTGGTGTCGCCACAGTTCGTTGACCAGCATCTGTTCCGCTCCCTGCTGGTGCCATCGGGCCACAACAACCACCAGGTGATCGCCACCCAGCCCCTGCCCCCAATCATTGTCCACCAGCCTGGCGCACCGCCAGCCCATGTGAACAGCGGCCCACCGACTGTGGTGCGCGGCAATCCGGTGATCTACAAGATCAAGCCCTCGGTCATCTACCAGCAGGAGGTGATCAACAAGGTGCCCACTCCGCTGAGCCTCAACCCCGTCTACGTGAAGGTGTACAAGCCCGGCAAGAAGATCGAGGCCCCACTGGCCCCGGTGGTTGCCCCCGTCTACAGCCAGCCCAGGGAGTACAGCCAGCCCCAGGGTTATGGTAGTGCCGGAGCTGCTTCCTCCGCCGCCGGCGCCGCCTCCTCTGCCGATGGCAATGCCTACGGCAACGAGGCTCCACTGTACAACAGCCCCGCGCCCTATGGCCAGCCCAGCTACTAA
- the LOC6725452 gene encoding sepiapterin reductase → MAAKRMDLNKRTFMVLSGSSNPLGQSLALEFCRRLATGSLALILDEDQEQLRELENHIRSELKTENVKVTTGKLDKDHSNGVQLMEQALKDNFMADKDNQRFERSIILHNEGKAATHVLLEPQSDDDWKAYVQQQLYAPVALNQTWLQSKHLERVEKLAVNVTSSLMVRPLVHAGLLCSCKRARDMYFRAMAAEEYRFGVHVLSFSPGLMDTHEGQCDVNGNRITPADLIASKKLLQLPRIKPCQATLKLINILEEISFVSGHDVDYYDTFVL, encoded by the coding sequence atggCAGCAAAGAGAATGGATTTAAATAAACGCACCTTCATGGTGTTGAGCGGCAGCTCAAATCCTTTGGGTCAATCCCTGGCGCTGGAGTTCTGCCGGCGCCTGGCCACTGGATCCCTTGCTTTGATCTTGGATGAGGATCAGGAGCAGCTTCGGGAGCTGGAGAATCATATCCGGAGCGAACTGAAGACGGAGAACGTTAAGGTGACGACCGGAAAGTTGGACAAAGATCACTCGAATGGTGTGCAGCTAATGGAACAGGCATTGAAGGATAATTTCATGGCGGACAAGGACAATCAACGCTTCGAGCGATCCATAATCCTTCACAACGAGGGAAAGGCGGCCACGCATGTGCTCCTGGAACCCCAGAGCGACGACGATTGGAAGGCCTatgtccagcagcagctctaTGCTCCGGTGGCGCTCAATCAGACGTGGCTGCAATCGAAGCACTTGGAGCGGGTGGAGAAGCTGGCGGTGAACGTTACCTCCTCGCTGATGGTTCGTCCCTTGGTCCATGCGGGTCTGCTCTGCTCCTGCAAACGGGCCAGGGATATGTACTTCCGCGCCATGGCCGCCGAGGAGTATCGTTTCGGAGTCCATGTGCTCAGCTTCTCGCCCGGTCTGATGGACACCCACGAGGGACAGTGCGATGTGAACGGCAATCGGATCACTCCCGCTGATCTGATCGCCTCGAAGAAGTTGCTCCAGCTGCCGAGGATCAAGCCCTGCCAGGCCACACTCAAGCTGATCAACATTCTGGAGGAGATATCCTTTGTCTCCGGTCACGATGTCGACTATTACGACACCTTCGTTTTATGA
- the LOC6725455 gene encoding uncharacterized protein LOC6725455 has product MAADGSWPILLLLVSTQAIIHAENLSESTPGPDEEYNVSTTPGAPLEETTNRLAARVEPYDKGDREQYDVIDVATATGTVMGKPRSGQTTRIYTTGEVDESFWLKHLGDDFKHAIHLQVGGTNEEYNRLINRTQNGVHEEVHHEYLPGAERPGSGVQPPSPLPAPYQSRPTYRQGFDNRAMAMKQQYLIHQQTQQSHPAQQRYNYAQQHAQHYAPPPQPQYPQHTPHRNTYAKPQNYGQQNYKPQSYIINSSEDQLHAEQSNPSPVKSAGEDRQHNEEELDSFGGQLNFKSPFNDYGSRPARDLTYLLYKRGL; this is encoded by the exons ATGGCAGCCGACGGCAGTTGGCCTATACTACTCTTGTTGGTCTCAACACAGGCCATTATTCACGCAGAG AATCTGAGTGAATCCACGCCCGGCCCCGATGAGGAGTACAATGTGAGCACAACTCCGGGTGCGCCGCTGGAAGAGACCACCAATCGCTTGGCTGCTCGCGTTGAGCCATACGATAAGGGCGATCGGGAGCAGTACGATGTGATCGATGTGGCCACTGCCACGGGCACGGTGATGGGCAAGCCCAGGAGTGGCCAGACCACGAGGATCTACACCACCGGCGAAGTGGACGAGAGCTTTTGGCTGAAGCATCTGGGCGATGACTTCAAACATGCCATCCATCTGCAGGTGGGCGGCACCAACGAAGAGTACAATCGCCTGATCAATCGGACCCAGAACGGTGTCCACGAGGAGGTGCATCACGAGTATTTACCGGGGGCCGAACGACCTGGCAGTGGAGTTCAACCTCCATCTCCTCTACCTGCGCCGTACCAATCGCGTCCAACTTATCGTCAGGGCTTCGACAATCGAGCCATGGCCATGAAACAGCAGTATCTCATCCATCAGCAGACCCAGCAGTCGCATCCTGCCCAGCAACGCTATAACTATGCCCAACAGCACGCACAACACtatgcaccaccaccacaaccacaatACCCACAGCACACACCACACAGAAACACGTATGCAAAGCCTCAGAATTATGGGCAGCAGAATTACAAGCCGCAGAGTTATATCATCAACTCTAGCGAGGATCAGCTGCACGCCGAGCAATCGAATCCCTCGCCGGTGAAATCAGCTGGAGAGGATCGGCAGCATAACGAGGAGGAGTTGGACTCCTTTGGCGGTCAGCTCAACTTCAAGTCACCCTTCAATGACTACGGCAGTCGACCCGCGCGAGATCTCACCTATCTTCTCTATAAGCGGGGTCTCTAG
- the LOC27208227 gene encoding chorion protein S38, producing MTRSTYIWALAACLIACASANYGSSQGYGPESGSGASDGGADAASAAAAAAGGAGGAGGEYGGANAGAGALESGADAAGVAQAGQSSYGSDQNIPYKPVNTKGNTLTSSITYPQNKGEILIHRPAPIIVKRPPTKVLVNHPPLVVKPAPVVLHKPPAIVLRKVYVKHHPRRVKVEPVFVNVVKPPAEKYFVNENKQGYGQGSQSHGHGHGHGGHGHGHSGHGHGGHGAGPHGPGPHDGGRALPAYASGADSAAASAGYQLLQSGNQGLSALANIAGEREGPYGPAPSHQHYSAGPAGHGGYAAPAY from the exons ATGACGAGATCGACCTACATTTGGGCGCTGGCCGCCTGCCTGATC GCCTGTGCGAGCGCCAACTACGGCAGTTCCCAGGGCTATGGACCCGAGTCCGGAAGCGGCGCCTCCGATGGCGGTGCTGATGCCGCTTCAGCggccgcagctgctgccggcGGTGCCGGTGGAGCTGGTGGCGAGTACGGTGGTGCTAACGCCGGTGCTGGTGCTCTCGAATCCGGAGCCGATGCCGCCGGTGTGGCACAGGCTGGCCAGAGCAGCTACGGCTCCGACCAGAACATCCCGTACAAGCCGGTGAACACCAAGGGCAACACCCTGACCTCATCGATCACCTACCCGCAGAACAAGGGCGAGATCCTCATCCATCGTCCCGCTCCCATCATTGTCAAGCGTCCGCCCACCAAGGTGCTGGTGAACCATCCTCCATTGGTGGTGAAGCCCGCTCCCGTGGTGCTCCACAAGCCCCCAGCAATCGTTCTCCGCAAGGTCTACGTCAAGCACCACCCACGTCGCGTCAAGGTTGAGCCCGTGTTCGTCAATGTGGTCAAGCCCCCAGCAGAGAAGTACTTCGTCAACGAGAACAAGCAGGGCTACGGACAGGGCTCGCAGTCCCACGGACACGGCCATGGACACGGTGGCCATGGACACGGACACAGCGGACACGGACACGGTGGACACGGTGCTGGACCCCATGGTCCTGGACCCCATGACGGTGGCCGTGCCCTGCCCGCCTACGCTTCGGGAGCTGATTCCGCTGCCGCCAGCGCTGGCTATCAGCTGCTCCAGAGCGGCAACCAGGGTCTGTCCGCTCTCGCCAACATCGCTGGCGAGCGTGAGGGTCCCTATGGTCCCGCTCCCAGCCATCAGCACTATAGCGCCGGTCCAGCCGGACATGGTGGCTATGCTGCTCCCGCCTATTAG
- the LOC6725454 gene encoding uncharacterized protein LOC6725454 isoform X2, whose translation MRYSMAMIPILGLLLVALVHAAPVEVVYTGESCACPTQLGYQLNVPNTPKPKKYVGGEYGYRVEKPVQTKAKITYSFDFTVEQPRTPAPPKNNPAKLYAKVDRITVNKADCQAKNKSTCGCSSCSGQKPSYGEDAGYGY comes from the exons ATGCGATACTCCATGGCAATGATCCCGATTCTGGGCCTGCTGCTCGTAGCACTTGTCCACGCCGCTCCCGTCGAGGTCGTCTACACGGGCGAAAGTTGCGCCTGTCCCACCCAGTTGGGTTACCAGCTGAATGTGCCCAATACACCCAAGCCGAAGAAGTATGTCGGTGGCGAGTACGGCTATCGGGTGGAGAAGCCCGTCCAGACGAAAGCGAAGATCACCTACAGCTTTGACTTCACTGTGGAGCAGCCGAGGACACCGGCGCCGCCCAAGAACAATCCCGCCAAGCTGTATGCCAAGGTGGACCGGATCACAGTCAACAAAGCGG ATTGCCAGGCCAAGAACAAGTCAACATGCGGCTGCTCGAGTTGCTCCGGCCAAAAACCCAG CTACGGCGAAGACGCGGGCTACGGCTACTGA
- the LOC6725454 gene encoding uncharacterized protein LOC6725454 isoform X1: protein MRYSMAMIPILGLLLVALVHAAPVEVVYTGESCACPTQLGYQLNVPNTPKPKKYVGGEYGYRVEKPVQTKAKITYSFDFTVEQPRTPAPPKNNPAKLYAKVDRITVNKADCQAKNKSTCGCSSCSGQKPRYVASPVRSPNAIRRRRDLRQPGSLLRRRLMRQQQIQERPPRFVKLYHKDLTPAQEKHQLKLFGLFPVESPESVAAAPKTKRKTKKTQPSWMGLGRRLKKRDIKGEFDLLEQERSQIDLTAPEIIQFMPETLNPDFRPGQCHMGCGAMTASAPPPEEPLPKEEQGPQTTQPVQTEPPEQLNSIPAKRAAYGYYPLQIPSPLGRREDYKFVDDSQLRSLLSTTSVPDPQEYSSTPLQFAGDLESVTRRSYGAPLTGLGGGYPVEHVSDSQLDSIISGIVYNHPAYDHYSTEGSLVDPEPIQKQQTTDFLKKLIDGRLGGWGFDQGSETEHSLRNDYSTQPAKTYGYNSHTQNGYSIDTYNAPPITDYLRAWF, encoded by the exons ATGCGATACTCCATGGCAATGATCCCGATTCTGGGCCTGCTGCTCGTAGCACTTGTCCACGCCGCTCCCGTCGAGGTCGTCTACACGGGCGAAAGTTGCGCCTGTCCCACCCAGTTGGGTTACCAGCTGAATGTGCCCAATACACCCAAGCCGAAGAAGTATGTCGGTGGCGAGTACGGCTATCGGGTGGAGAAGCCCGTCCAGACGAAAGCGAAGATCACCTACAGCTTTGACTTCACTGTGGAGCAGCCGAGGACACCGGCGCCGCCCAAGAACAATCCCGCCAAGCTGTATGCCAAGGTGGACCGGATCACAGTCAACAAAGCGG ATTGCCAGGCCAAGAACAAGTCAACATGCGGCTGCTCGAGTTGCTCCGGCCAAAAACCCAGGTACGTAGCTTCACCGGTCAGGTCGCCGAACGCCATTCGTCGTCGCAGGGATCTTCGCCAGCCGGGTTCGCTGCTCCGCCGTCGGCTTATGCGCCAACAACAGATCCAGGAGCGTCCGCCACGCTTTGTGAAGCTCTACCACAAGGATTTGACTCCTGCGCAGGAGAAGCATCAGCTTAAACTTTTTGGCCTCTTCCCCGTGGAATCACCAGAGTCAGTGGCTGCCGCACCCAAGACCAAGAGAAAGACGAAGAAAACCCAGCCGAGCTGGATGGGATTGGGACGGCGTTTAAAAAAGCGAGATATTAAGGGAGAGTTTGATCTGCTGGAGCAAGAACGATCCCAGATAGATCTGACTGCACCGGAAATAATCCAGTTCATGCCCGAGACTCTGAATCCGGACTTTAGGCCCGGTCAGTGCCACATGGGCTGTGGAGCGATGACAGCATcggcaccaccaccagaaGAGCCACTGCCCAAGGAGGAGCAAGGGCCTCAAACGACGCAGCCTGTGCAAACGGAACCGCCAGAGCAGCTCAACTCGATTCCCGCCAAGAGGGCCGCCTATGGTTACTATCCCCTGCAGATTCCCTCGCCACTGGGCCGCCGGGAGGACTACAAGTTTGTGGATGACTCGCAGCTTAGAAGCCTGCTGTCCACCACTTCTGTGCCGGATCCGCAGGAGTACAGCTCCACGCCGCTGCAGTTTGCCGGTGATTTGGAATCGGTTACAAGAAGATCCTATGGCGCACCACTTACGGGTCTCGGCGGTGGCTATCCCGTGGAGCATGTATCCGACTCCCAACTGGACAGCATTATCTCCGGGATAGTGTACAATCATCCTGCCTACGATCACTACTCCACAGAGGGCAGTCTGGTCGATCCGGAGCCCATTCAAAAGCAACAGACCACGGATTTTCTCAAGAAACTCATCGATGGCCGGCTGGGCGGCTGGGGTTTCGATCAGGGATCGGAAACCGAGCACAGTTTACGCAATGATTACTCCACACAACCCGCGAAGACCTACGGCTACAATAGTCACACCCAAAATGGCTACAGTATAGACACCTATAATGCGCCACCCATTACGGATTACCTGAGGGCCTGGTTCTAG